The following are encoded together in the Glycine max cultivar Williams 82 chromosome 8, Glycine_max_v4.0, whole genome shotgun sequence genome:
- the LOC100810472 gene encoding NAC domain-containing protein 42-like, translating into MNAKVHSSDDTKKDEEVVLPGFRFHPTDEELVGFYLQRKVDKKPLKIELIKQVDIYKYDPWDLPKVNSFGEKEWYFFCIRGRKYRNSVRPNRVTRSGFWKATGIDKSIYCVKEPHECIGLKKSLVYYRGSAGKGTKTDWMMHEFRLPPNAKSNPNDLQEAEVWTLCRIFKRIPSFKKYTPNLKDSTPVTKPNPVNSNTSTLNSDNCEPYLICRDPMVMQQIERKPVIGQVDEKKHMFLGQFGPLPHHLQAPSTTPYPNFWDQNNVEDYTFANENWDDLRSVVQFAIDPSTVFDCTGTYIPPYFS; encoded by the exons atgaatgctAAGGTACATAGCTCTGATGATACCAAGAAGGATGAAGAAGTTGTGCTTCCTGGATTTAGATTCCATCCCACAGATGAAGAGCTTGTTGGGTTTTATTTGCAGAGAAAGGTGGACAAGAAGCCTCTAAAAATTGAACTCATCAAACAGGTTGATATCTACAAATATGATCCATGGGATCTTCCAA AGGTGAATTCATTTGGGGAGAAAGAGTGGTATTTTTTCTGCATAAGAGGGAGGAAGTACAGGAACAGCGTGAGGCCAAACAGGGTAACTAGGTCAGGGTTCTGGAAGGCCACAGGGATTGACAAGTCCATATATTGCGTGAAAGAGCCACATGAATGCATTGGCCTCAAGAAGTCATTGGTCTACTATCGTGGAAGTGCTGGCAAAGGCACCAAAACTGATTGGATGATGCATGAGTTTCGCCTTCCACCCAATGCAAAATCCAACCCCAATGACCTTCAAGAAGCT GAGGTGTGGACACTGTGCAGGATATTCAAACGCATCCCATCTTTCAAAAAGTACACTCCAAATTTGAAAGACTCAACACCAGtcaccaaaccaaaccctgtgAATTCCAACACATCCACCTTAAATTCTGACAATTGCGAGCCATATTTGATCTGCAGAGACCCTATGGTGATGCAACAAATCGAAAGAAAACCAGTTATTGGACAAGttgatgaaaagaaacacatgTTTCTGGGCCAGTTTGGTCCACTACCCCATCATCTTCAGGCCCCATCAACTACCCCTTACCCAAATTTTTGGGACCAGAATAATGTTGAGGATTATACATTTGCCAATGAGAATTGGGATGACCTAAGATCTGTGGTTCAGTTTGCAATTGATCCATCCACGGTGTTTGATTGTACAGGAACATATATTCCACCCTACTTTTCTTAG
- the LOC102665192 gene encoding uncharacterized protein: MADHGTRKTTTDRLEDAIARLTNSQANLNERYTDLSRKVDSILDHLKLRDHHQNQPPSNSSNHHRNSVKLDIPCFDGRDPLGWIFKMNQLFQYQNTSYPLDGAALSWYQWMFTNGLITSWQGFLQALESRFAPTFYDDPKGALFKLVQRGSVNDYLTEFERLANRVIGLPPPFLLSCFISGLNPELRREVLALQPISLLQATALAKLQEEKLRDKRTPPPQSSQPLPSNSSTNLNPKSKTPYVQRTPEDMAFRREKGLCYNCDDKWSPNHRCKGRILLLVADTSPSDDGDPSLDTTISILEANEGEPEKVPDTSFPHVSLHAMSGLSSSETFRVYGTVRNARITVLIDSRSTHNFLQTRIAQFLHLPVENTPPLRVLVGNGSMLDCNQRCVDTLLTIQGHSFPVTFHLLQISGADVVLGIDWLKQFGPITTDYSSFIMRFSHLGQDVSLQADVASGLEPASTTQVKRLVRTGSTFALFHLCVFPDTSPNHTVGHPSPLPEPVARLITQYERLFQTPTRLPPLHEVTHHITLLPSTAPVNVRPYRYPYFQKTEIEKQVSELLSAGLIRMSTSPYSSPVLLVKKKDGTWRMCVDYRSLNAVTVRDRFLIPTIDELLDELGNASWFSKLGLKQGFHQILMHEADIEKTTFRTHQGHYKYLVIPFGLCNAPSTFQAAMNLLLAPFLRRFAAVFFDNILVYNSSLSAPIQHLELIFQALLHGQYFLKKTKCLFAQNQLEYLGHIVFGKGVTPEPSKLQAITQWPIPTSAKELRAFLGLTSFYRKFI; encoded by the coding sequence ATGGCTGATCATGGAACACGGAAAACTACCACAGACCGTCTTGAAGATGCCATTGCGCGCCTCACCAACAGCCAAGCCAACCTCAATGAGCGATACACAGACCTTTCAAGGAAGGTAGATTCAATCTTAGACCACCTCAAACTTCGAGATCATCACCAAAACCAACCTCCTTCAAACAGCTCTAACCACCACCGTAACTCTGTTAAACTTGATATTCCATGTTTCGATGGCCGTGATCCTCTTGGATGGATATTCAAGATGAATCAGCTCTTCCAGTATCAGAACACGTCGTATCCTCTTGACGGTGCAGCCCTTAGTTGGTATCAATGGATGTTTACCAACGGCCTCATCACGTCGTGGCAAGGATTTCTTCAAGCGCTCGAGTCACGATTTGCACCTACGTTCTACGACGATCCCAAGGGGGCTTTGTTCAAACTCGTTCAACGAGGTTCGGTGAATGATTACTTAACCGAATTTGAGAGGTTGGCGAATCGTGTGATAGGTCTCCCTCCACCATTTCTACTTAGCTGTTTCATCTCTGGATTAAATCCAGAGCTCCGCCGCGAGGTATTGGCTCTCCAGCCAATCTCCTTATTACAGGCCACTGCTCTTGCTAAGCTCCAAGAGGAGAAGCTTCGTGACAAGCGCACTCCACCTCCACAATCGTCCCAACCACTTCCATCCAACTCTTCCACTAACCTCAACCCTAAATCTAAGACTCCTTATGTTCAACGCACGCCGGAAGACATGGCGTTTCGCCGGGAAAAAGGACTTTGCTACAATTGTGATGACAAATGGAGTCCTAACCACCGATGTAAGGGACGCATTCTCTTACTCGTGGCGGATACCTCTCCTTCAGATGACGGTGACCCGAGCTTAGATACAACTATTTCCATTCTAGAAGCTAACGAAGGCGAGCCAGAGAAGGTTCCCGATACAAGCTTCCCTCACGTTAGCCTCCATGCCATGTCCGGCCTCTCATCATCGGAAACATTTAGAGTTTACGGCACCGTAAGGAACGCTCGTATCACCGTGCTCATTGACAGTCGAAGCACTCACAACTTCCTTCAAACAAGGATTGCGCAGTTCCTCCACCTCCCCGTCGAAAACACACCACCCCTCCGAGTCTTAGTTGGTAACGGGTCCATGCTAGATTGCAATCAACGTTGTGTTGACACTCTATTGACCATACAGGGTCATTCTTTTCCAGTTACTTTCCACCTACTTCAGATCAGTGGGGCGGATGTTGTGCTCGGCATTGACTGGTTAAAGCAGTTTGGGCCGATCACCACTGATTATTCCTCCTTCATAATGAGGTTTTCGCACTTGGGCCAGGACGTCTCTTTGCAAGCAGACGTAGCATCTGGACTTGAACCTGCCTCCACAACCCAAGTAAAGCGCTTGGTTCGCACAGGTTCCACTTTTGCCCTATTTCATCTATGTGTTTTTCCTGATACTTCACCAAACCACACCGTAGGCCATCCTTCCCCTTTACCGGAACCTGTTGCAAGACTCATCACTCAATACGAGAGGCTCTTCCAGACCCCAACGCGCTTACCACCCTTGCATGAGGTTACCCACCACATCACCCTCTTACCCTCAACCGCACCGGTAAATGTACGGCCATACCGGTACCCGTACTTTCAGAAGACAGAAATAGAGAAGCAAGTCTCCGAATTGCTCTCCGCCGGCCTGATTCGAATGAGCACTAGCCCATACTCGTCCCCAGTCCTCTTGGTGAAGAAGAAGGACGGAACTTGGCGGATGTGCGTGGATTACAGATCCCTTAACGCCGTAACGGTTCGTGACCGCTTCCTAATCCCCACCATTGACGAGTTGTTGGACGAGTTAGGTAACGCCTCATGGTTTTCCAAGCTTGGTCTCAAGCAAGGATTCCACCAAATCCTTATGCACGAAGCTGATATTGAGAAGACAACTTTTCGAACGCACCAAGGGCACTACAAATACCTCGTTATACCCTTCGGTTTGTGTAATGCGCCTTCCACGTTCCAGGCAGCAATGAACCTTCTCCTAGCACCGTTCCTGCGACGTTTCGCGGCAGTATTTTTCGACAATATACTCGTCTACAATAGTTCTTTATCTGCTCCCATTCAACACTTGGAGTTAATCTTCCAGGCTCTCCTTCACGGCCAGTATTTTTTGAAGAAGACGAAATGCTTGTTTGCCCAGAATCAATTAGAATATCTTGGACACATAGTTTTCGGCAAGGGTGTAACCCCTGAACCCTCCAAACTCCAAGCTATCACGCAATGGCCGATTCCGACATCCGCCAAAGAGCTTCGCGCATTCCTGGGTCTTACCAGTTTTTACCGGAAGTTCATTTAG
- the LOC100778745 gene encoding putative GDSL esterase/lipase precursor, which produces MGGKGYALWLFIIEILVHFSTSRSAKVPSIIVFGDSSVDSGNNNFIPTIARSNFEPYGRDFFNGNPTGRFSNGRIAPDFISEAFGIKQSVPAYLDPAYNISDFASGVCFASAGTGFDNATARVADVIPLWKEIEYYKEYQKKLRAHLGDEKANEIIREALYLVSIGTNDFLENYYTLPERRCEFPIVQQYEDFLLGLAESFFKEIYGLGARKISLTGLPPMGCLPLERATNILEYHNCVEEYNNLALEFNGKLGWLVTKLNKDLPGLQLVDANAYDIILQIVKHPSRFGFEVADTGCCGTGRFEMGFLCDPKFTCEDANKYVFWDAFHPSEKTSQIVSSHLIEKYLAKFR; this is translated from the exons ATGGGAGGAAAAGGGTATGCTCTATGGCTCTTCATTATTGAAATCTTGGTGCATTTTTCCACATCAAGAAGTGCCAAAGTTCCTTCAATAATAGTGTTTGGAGACTCCTCTGTGGACTCAGGTAACAACAACTTCATTCCAACCATTGCAAGGAGCAACTTTGAGCCTTATGGTCGTGACTTTTTCAATGGAAACCCTACTGGGAGATTCTCCAATGGACGCATTGCCCCTGACTTCATCTCTGAGGCCTTTGGCATTAAGCAATCAGTTCCTGCATACTTGGATCCAGCTTATAACATATCTGATTTTGCCTCTGGGGTGTGCTTTGCTTCTGCTGGAACTGGATTTGACAATGCTACTGCAAGGGTTGCT GATGTGATACCTCTATGGAAAGAAATTGAGTACTACAAGGAGTACCAAAAGAAACTGAGGGCACATCTTGGGGATGAGAAGGCCAATGAAATAATAAGAGAGGCTTTATATTTGGTCAGCATAGGGACCAATGACTTCCTTGAGAACTACTACACACTCCCTGAAAGAAGGTGTGAATTCCCTATTGTTCAGCAATATGAGGACTTCCTCCTAGGGCTTGCTGAGAGCTTCTTCAAGGAAATTTATGGCCTTGGGGCAAGGAAAATTTCTCTGACTGGGTTGCCTCCTATGGGGTGTCTGCCACTGGAGAGAGCAACAAACATTTTGGAGTACCATAATTGTGTTGAGGAATACAATAATTTGGCCTTGGAGTTCAATGGAAAGTTGGGGTGGTTGGTGACAAAGCTCAACAAGGACCTCCCTGGACTTCAATTGGTTGATGCAAATGCTTATGATATCATACTGCAAATCGTTAAACACCCTTCTCGTTTTG gTTTTGAGGTAGCAGATACGGGATGCTGTGGAACAGGGAGATTTGAGATGGGTTTCCTGTGCGATCCAAAATTTACATGTGAAGATGCAAATAAGTATGTATTTTGGGATGCATTCCATCCATCAGAAAAAACAAGTCAGATAGTCTCAAgtcatttaattgaaaaatatctaGCAAAGTTTCGTTGA
- the LOC102662509 gene encoding G-type lectin S-receptor-like serine/threonine-protein kinase LECRK1: protein MSSAIFLPFILSLSLSLSLLNGLDVIQLNTNITAGSNSTWKSPSGDFEFGFYDLRTGLFLVGIWFGKIPDRTLAWYFQSPPVEANSQIQFTSAGNLVVAYPNQTIAQTIYSGGAATSSYMQDDGNFVMKDSNSESVWQSFNSPSNTMLPGQTLQSTKVLYSKERGDSNYSLGKFMLQMQDDGNLVLKAYQWSGPAYWYNSTNTPNVNLEFNATSALMHFVSGSRSIYTLTKSTSTPVEDYYHRATIDENGNFQQYAYPRRNENDTTGWRRVWRAVEDPCRVNLVCGVYGLCTSPDNESVKCECIPGYIPLDHQDVSKGCHPPDTINYCAEKKFKVEVFGDTDFQFDNNFVRVYDVDLEGCKKSLMDDCNVIAATYNTSTRTCAKKRLPLLNARNSSSSKGQKALLKVPNSVDDGRSNKATNKKSFNVRIFLKVMLAVTATLACFFGALVVYYHPFTQRLARRKRYLNASAIGINFREFTFQELHEATDGFTRILGRGSSGKVYHGTLIIDDAVIGIAVKKLEKKIEKSESEFMTELKIIGRTHHRNLVRLLGFCIESSHRVLVYELMTNGALSSFLFGEGERPQWGQRIEMALGVARGLLYLHEECHTQIIHCDIKPQNVLLDSNHTAKIADFGLSKLLLKDQTRTSTNLRGTIGYMAPEWLKSAPITAKVDIYSFGVMLLEIICCRRHFESPHDANDSEDDDLVLSNLVLRSVVSRKLEVVVRHDSEVLNDFKRFEEMALVGLWCVHPNPALRPSMKHVMQMLNGTVEVGIPPLVYDQMMEDQGL, encoded by the coding sequence ATGTCTTCAGCTATCTTTCTTCCTTTCATACTTTCACTTTCACTTTCACTTTCACTTCTGAATGGCTTAGATGTCATACaattaaacacaaacatcacTGCCGGTTCAAATTCTACCTGGAAGTCACCCTCGGGCGATTTTGAATTCGGATTCTATGATCTTCGCACTGGTCTCTTTCTTGTGGGAATATGGTTTGGAAAAATCCCAGACAGAACTTTGGCATGGTACTTCCAGAGTCCCCCTGTGGAAGCAAATTCCCAAATCCAATTCACTTCTGCAGGAAACCTTGTGGTTGCATACCCGAACCAGACTATTGCTCAAACCATATACAGTGGTGGTGCTGCAACTTCTTCCTACATGCAAGATGACGGAAATTTTGTCATGAAGGACTCCAACTCGGAATCTGTCTGGCAGAGTTTCAATTCTCCTTCCAACACAATGTTACCGGGACAAACGTTGCAGAGTACCAAAGTTCTCTATTCCAAGGAGAGAGGAGATTCAAACTACTCATTGGGAAAATTCATGTTACAAATGCAAGACGATGGAAACTTGGTGCTAAAAGCGTACCAATGGTCTGGCCCTGCATACTGGTACAATTCAACCAACACCCCCAATGTGAATTTGGAGTTTAATGCTACCAGTGCTCTCATGCACTTTGTTAGCGGCTCTAGGAGCATCTACACCTTAACAAAAAGCACTTCAACCCCCGTGGAAGATTACTATCACCGCGCTACAATAGATGAGAATGGAAATTTTCAGCAATATGCATATCCCAGACGAAACGAGAATGACACCACTGGGTGGAGGAGGGTTTGGAGAGCTGTGGAAGATCCCTGCAGAGTGAATCTTGTTTGTGGTGTTTATGGTTTGTGCACTTCTCCTGACAATGAATCAGTCAAGTGTGAGTGTATTCCGGGTTATATCCCATTGGATCATCAAGATGTGTCCAAAGGGTGTCACCCACCAGATACAATCAATTACTGTGCAGAGAAGAAGTTCAAGGTAGAGGTGTTTGGGGACACTGATTTCCAATTCGATAATAATTTTGTTCGCGTATATGATGTTGATTTGGAAGGTTGTAAGAAGTCTTTAATGGATGATTGTAATGTCATTGCTGCAACTTATAACACCTCCACCCGCACATGTGCCAAGAAGAGGTTGCCTTTGCTGAATGCTAGAAATAGCTCTTCTTCGAAGGGACAGAAAGCACTGCTTAAAGTTCCTAACAGTGTTGATGATGGGAGATCTAATAAAGCTACCAACAAAAAGAGCTTTAATGTAAGAATATTTTTGAAGGTTATGCTTGCAGTTACTGCCACTCTTGCATGTTTCTTTGGTGCCCTTGTTGTCTACTATCACCCTTTCACTCAGAGACTAGCAAGAAGAAAGCGGTATTTGAATGCAAGCGCTATTGGAATCAACTTCAGAGAATTCACCTTCCAGGAGCTGCATGAAGCAACAGATGGATTCACTAGGATTCTTGGAAGGGGTTCTTCGGGTAAAGTCTATCACGGAACTTTAATAATAGACGATGCAGTGATTGGTATTGCAGTAAAGAAACTggaaaagaaaattgagaaaagtGAGAGTGAATTCATGACTGAGCTCAAAATTATTGGCCGTACCCATCACAGAAATTTGGTGAGGCTTTTGGGCTTTTGCATTGAGAGTAGCCATCGAGTTCTTGTGTATGAGTTGATGACGAACGGAGCATTGTCAAGCTTTTTGTTTGGAGAGGGAGAAAGGCCTCAATGGGGTCAGAGGATCGAAATGGCTCTTGGAGTCGCACGAGGCTTACTATACCTGCACGAAGAGTGCCACACCCAAATCATACATTGTGATATCAAGCCCCAAAATGTGTTACTTGATTCCAATCACACAGCAAAGATAGCAGATTTTGGGCTTTCCAAGCTTTTGCTCAAAGATCAAACTAGAACAAGCACCAATTTAAGAGGGACAATAGGTTATATGGCACCTGAATGGCTAAAGAGCGCACCAATAACTGCCAAAGTTGATATATACAGTTTTGGGGTTATGTTATTGGAGATTATTTGTTGCAGGAGGCACTTCGAGTCTCCTCACGATGCAAACGACAGCGAAGATGATGATTTGGTTCTTTCAAATTTGGTTTTAAGGAGTGTGGTGTCTAGGAAGCTAGAGGTAGTGGTGAGACACGACTCAGAAGTGCTGAATGATTTCAAGAGGTTTGAAGAAATGGCATTGGTTGGACTATGGTGTGTTCATCCGAATCCGGCTCTTAGACCTTCAATGAAGCATGTGATGCAGATGCTAAATGGAACTGTGGAAGTTGGGATTCCTCCTTTGGTTTATGATCAGATGATGGAAGATCAGGGCTTGTAG
- the LOC100779807 gene encoding G-type lectin S-receptor-like serine/threonine-protein kinase LECRK4 — protein MVTKPLVLFVSFFLCSSVLRNANSIELGSSIVAGTNNSSWRSSNGDYAFGFYHLLSGHYLVGIWFDKVPNKTLVWSANRDNPVEIGSTINLTSSGEFLLQPVKGATFQIYKGTNTPAATAKMEDNGNLVLRNSLSEFIWQSFDSPTDTLLLGQTLKMGQKLYSNANGSVDYSKGQYSLEIQQSDGNIVLKAFRFTDAGYWSSGTNQNTDVRIVFNSTTAFLYAVNGTNQTIHNMTVDPLTGAIEDYYHRVLIDDRGNLQKLIHPKENGSDWTSVWNAIELPCRVTALCGVYGFCNSSDNQSYSCECLPGYTHLDPNVPSKGCYLSTEANGLCAANSSKVEVKAIQDADIPNNDYFYFDLQVINNMDLESCKRELMDDCLCMAAVFYGSDCHKKTWPVINAIKIFPDTSNRVMLIKVPLLDNDMENEKDSQSLVVLIVALVSCSLLAVLFAATFIYHHPIICQHLIHKGEPPKPKPMDINLKAFSFQQLREATNGFKDKLGRGAYGTVYSGVLNLEGQQVEVAVKQLEQVEEQGEKEFVTEVQVIAHTHHRNLVGLLGYCNEQNHRLLVYEKMENGTLSNFLFGEGNHRPSWESRVRIVIEIARGLLYLHEECDQQIIHCDIKPQNVLLDSSYTAKISDFGLAKLLMKDKTRTSTNARGTVGYMAPEWLKNAPVTTKVDIYSFGVVLLETIFCRRHIELHRINDETTGGDDMILIDWVLYLAKENSLRAAVVDDLEVESDFKRFERMVMVGLWCVYPNSTLRPSMKVVAQMLEGNIEVGVPPLN, from the exons ATGGTTACAAAAccccttgttctctttgtttctttctttctatgttCCAGTGTTCTAAGAAATGCTAACTCAATTGAACTAGGTTCCAGCATTGTGGCTGGCACCAATAATTCATCTTGGAGATCATCAAATGGTGATTATGCCTTTGGCTTCTACCACCTTCTTAGTGGCCACTATCTTGTTGGAATTTGGTTTGACAAGGTTCCAAACAAAACACTGGTTTGGTCAGCAAATCGCGACAATCCGGTTGAAATTGGATCAACCATCAATCTCACATCAAGTGGCGAATTTCTGCTCCAACCTGTCAAAGGGGCTACATTTCAAATCTACAAAGGAACAAACACTCCTGCTGCAACTGCAAAAATGGAGGATAATGGGAATTTGGTGTTGAGGAATTCACTTTCTGAATTTATATGGCAGAGCTTTGATTCTCCCACGGATACTCTTCTATTAGGCCAAACTTTGAAGATGGGTCAGAAGCTCTATTCCAATGCCAATGGATCAGTGGACTACTCAAAAGGGCAATACAGTTTGGAGATCCAACAATCTGATGGAAACATTGTTCTCAAAGCTTTTCGGTTCACCGATGCTGGTTATTGGTCCAGTGGAACTAACCAAAACACAGATGTGAGAATTGTTTTCAACAGCACAACAGCTTTTCTTTACGCGGTCAATGGAACCAACCAAACCATCCATAACATGACAGTCGATCCTTTAACGGGCGCGATCGAAGACTATTATCATCGCGTGCTGATCGATGATCGGGGAAACTTGCAGAAGTTGATTCACCCAAAAGAAAATGGAAGCGATTGGACATCTGTCTGGAACGCCATAGAACTGCCCTGCAGAGTGACCGCGCTTTGTGGGGTGTATGGCTTTTGCAATTCATCTGACAACCAATCATATAGCTGTGAATGCTTGCCTGGCTATACACATTTGGATCCAAATGTACCTTCCAAAGGGTGTTATCTTAGTACGGAGGCCAATGGCTTGTGTGCTGCAAATTCCTCTAAGGTTGAAGTGAAAGCAATTCAAGATGCTGATATACcaaataatgattatttttattttgatctacAAGTTATAAACAACATGGATCTGGAAAGTTGCAAGAGGGAACTGATGGATGACTGTCTCTGCATGGCTGCTGTTTTTTATGGCTCAGATTGCCACAAGAAAACGTGGCCAGTTATAAACGCCATAAAAATCTTCCCTGACACTAGCAATCGGGTGATGCTGATTAAAGTTCCTCTTCTTGACAATGATATGGAAAATGAAAAGGATTCACAATCTTTGGTTGTTTTGATAGTggctcttgtctcttgttcCCTACTTGCTGTATTGTTTGCTGCTACTTTTATTTATCATCACCCCATCATTTGTCAACATCTCATACACAAAGGGGAGCCACCAAAGCCAAAGCCTATGGATATCAACCTAAAGGCATTCTCATTCCAACAGCTGAGAGAAGCAACAAATGGATTCAAGGACAAACTCGGTCGAGGTGCCTATGGTACAGTGTATAGCGGGGTTCTAAACTTGGAGGGTCAACag GTTGAGGTTGCGGTCAAACAACTGGAGCAAGTAGAAGAGCAAGGTGAGAAAGAATTTGTTACAGAAGTTCAAGTTATTGCTCATACTCATCATAGAAATCTCGTTGGGCTATTGGGCTATTGCAATGAACAAAATCACAGGCTTTTGGTTTATGAGAAAATGGAAAATGGGACACTCTCCAACTTTCTTTTTGGAGAAGGGAATCATAGACCCAGTTGGGAGAGTAGAGTAagaattgtgattgagattgcaAGAGGCTTATTGTATCTGCATGAGGAGTGTGACCAACAAATCATTCATTGCGACATAAAGCCTCAGAATGTTCTTCTCGACTCGAGTTACACCGCAAAGATTTCAGATTTTGGACTGGCAAAGCTTCTAATGAAAGACAAGACTCGAACAAGCACCAATGCTAGAGGAACAGTGGGTTATATGGCACCAGAATGGCTAAAAAATGCACCTGTTACTACAAAGGTTGATATCTACAGCTTTGGCGTTGTGTTGTTGGAAACCATATTTTGCAGAAGGCACATCGAGTTACACCGAATCAATGACGAAACAACGGGTGGTGATGACATGATACTCATAGATTGGGTTCTGTATCTGGCAAAAGAAAACAGTTTAAGAGCAGCTGTGGTTGATGATCTTGAAGTTGAAAGTGATTTCAAACGGTTTGAAAGAATGGTAATGGTTGGATTGTGGTGCGTATATCCGAATTCAACTCTTCGACCATCTATGAAAGTGGTGGCACAGATGTTGGAAGGAAATATAGAAGTGGGTGTTCCCCCACTCAACTAA